The Falco biarmicus isolate bFalBia1 chromosome 14, bFalBia1.pri, whole genome shotgun sequence DNA segment GGCCCGTGTGGGGAGGGCGCAGCCCCCACCGGCAGCACAGGGGCCCCCGCGCCGAAAAGGGGAAAGGGGTCCCGGCGCTAAGTGGGACAGTTTGGCCCCTGAGCCCGCTGCGGGCGGGATCCCTTCCTGCGGCAAGTCCCATGGCACGCTGGATTCTCTGTGGAGCTGCCAAGTGTCCCCCAGCACAGGCCCCCTCAGGCACATTGGGAGCAAGGAGGGAGTTCTGtgtggggcagggtgggcacAGCTCAGGAGCTGCCACGGCTGCTGTGCTTTCTAGGACAAGTCTCTCCGGGGGCAGGCAGATAATCCTGTGAGCCAGCCAGTGGCCACCATTAGGGCCCAGAGTGAACACCGGGGGTGATGTCAGGGAAGCACTCAGGGCTggcccagccaggcagggcagcaggcagcagggtttGGCTGCCAGCGCTGAGTTTACTGGTGGTGAATGCAGAACAAGAGGCTGTTTGTGCCAGTTTTAGCTCCTGGTGAGCAAtgccagggctgagctgtgTCTGTCCGTCCTGGCGTGTGTGGTGACCCAGACATGGGTGCAGACCCAGTGGTGTCCTGCACTGGAGGGGGACCTGTCACAGCTAACTCAGCCCTGTGGCCATGGCaggtgggactgggtgggcgCTTGGCTGGGCAAAGGGCTGGGGTGAAGGTacagcctgccctgccagcccgcactgctggagcagcccagtggtgggcagcagcatggcagagGTTAAGCCCAGGTGCTCCAGCCAGTGCccttgcaggcagctgtggaCGCTGTGCCCAGGAAGGCATCCCCACAGCTGAttctggggtgggagggcagcCTACCGGCACAGGTAGGCGTGTCAGGCTGTGCCCAGCCTGGGCAATGCATTGCAGTCCCCAGGTCCCTGAAAAAATGGGGAGTTGTGgggtgctgggcacagctgtgccaggcagagCCATGGGGCAGTGCTACACTGGGCAGGACCGGGTGCCATGTTGCCCGTGGGCAGCAGGTTGCTCCTTGAGCCCCTGTCCAGCACCATGGCTGCGaaggggtgcccagggctgtgtgcCTGGTGGCCAGCCCACTGGGAAGGTGCAGGTgccaccctgcagcagggccTGGCTGCCGAGATGGCACCGCAGGCATTGTAGGCAGAACATGTTTCTCTGCTGGACTGGAcgtggcagggcagggtgaggagCTCTGTCACAGGGCAGGCCAGCTTTGCCCGTCACCTTGCGGGCAGCTGTAGGGTCTGGCCAGGTCAAGCTCCACATCCACACTGGGCATGGGGACTTGCACCCCAGGTCCTGCCCCATGCACCTGCATACCCCATGCCACTGTCACcatgcagcccagcagctgggctcGTTTGTCCTCCTTGCAGTGTGAGGGGCTAGGCACGGTGGTACCAGGCCATTGAGAGTGGCAGGATGGACAGAAATTTGTGTCAGCCCCAGACgctctgcctgtcccagctGGGCACTGCTCACCCCAGGACTGCCCACACTGCACCTacctgctggggcagaggggactTGTTGGGACCCCCCAGTTCTGGCAGCGCTGTGTCGTCCACGCCGTGGCAGTATGGGGTACCAGGCTTATTTTGGCTGTGGGTGGCAGGATGGGGTAGGCATGTGCCAGGGCCAGGCACAGCTCGGCACTTCCCCTGCTGTTGGCTTCACTGCGTGCACACAGCATGATGGCATCCTTCAGGCACTGAAATAACTGCGGGTGCCCAAGCAGGGCTGacgtggggctgggagcagcagtgggGGGCTGGCACCCGTGCTGGACAAAGAACCCTTGTGCTACCCCCGCCTGCGGGGGAATCTGCTGGGAcaggacatttttcttctccccccgCTCCCTGATGCCCTTTCCTTGCTCAGAAATTCATGtgactggggcagggggggagccTGGCGctgcagatccctctgcagtgcctggggtGCAGGCACCCCTTTCTGAAGCCTTTTTCTCCCCTGGCACCTGGTGGCAGTgtcaccaccacccccagggTGTTCTGGGGGCTGTAtccccccccaacaccccacCCCTCTTTGTTGCCCAGGTGGAGGATGGGGGCAAGGCTGCTCTGTCCCACCGGCTGCAGCCAGGCGATGAGCTGGTGAACATCAGCGGGACGCCACTGTACGGGTCCCGCCAGGAGGCCCTGATCCTCATCAAGGGCTCCTACCGCACCCTGAAGATGATTGTCCGCAGGTTGGCTGCGCTGCGtgttggggggcgggggggcggagggTGGTGCCAAGGCCTGGGAGGCATCACCTGCCTGGGGCGCTGGTAGGAATCTGGCAGTGCCCCCGTCCCCAGCCTGGAGGTGCTCCGTGCTTTGGCGTAGGACTGAGTAGGGTAGTAACTGGGTAGGGGGCAGCCCCACCATGGCTGCCAGCACCCCTTGGTGGGCGGGacaccagcccagggtgctgccagcagagccagggcagtgCGGCAGGCTCGCCACCCCCTTGCTAGGCGGTATCCTCAGAGTGTGGCCgctcctctcccttcctgcctgcctgcctgctgcctgcctgggaaaggaaggagaggcagggctgggctgtgcagtTGTCCGTCCACCCCCCTGCCGACCCGCATCCACTCCCTTGGCTGCATCCCGACCGGGCTCCTGTTCCAGCGGTCCCTAGGGGTTGGGGCAGCGCAGGGCGCTGCCCACGGGACAAGGGGTGccatggggctgtgctggggctcagCATCATCCATGGTGAGTCTGGGGGCtctgggcagggggtgggaccACTGTGCTAACCCCACTGCTCACCCCTGTCACCCAGCAGGTGTTGGGGCAGCGCTGGGCACTTGGCGGGTACAGGAGGTGGCATCTGCCCGTGTGTCTGTGCAGTGGCACTGGACGTCGCTGCTTGTGTGCGCTAGGGTGGCTGGAGACCCCCACAGCTGCTTGACACAGGGGGTGGGACAGGGCTTGGCACCTGGGGACCCCTCCCTGGGCACACAATGTGGCCAGATTGCTGCAGATGCTGAGGGACTGAGGAACAAGGGGGAAGGTCAGGCTTGTGCTGGGGACACAGATGTGGCCCCAGGGTCCTTGGCATGGCTGCCATGGATGGACCTTCACCCTGCCGTGGCATTGcctctgggctgtgctggggccatGTCCTCGGTCCGCTGCTGatgctggcagtggggctgctgcaggcaggggagcccCATCAGCGGTGGGGGGCAACCGTGGGATCCCACTGCCCAGcactgggtgctggcagggctggacGCTCCTCCCTGCCGTCCTCATCGAGCGGGTGCTGGCCTGGGGGGGACAGGAAGCCCCGTAGGAAGTGACTTCAGCCCTGGTTCCTCGGCCCAGCTTCCTCCCCATTCTTGTCCTCTCCTGCTGTTGCTCTTGGCAGGAGGAGCGTGCCCGTCCTCCGGCCCCATTCCTGGCATGTAGCCAAGCTCACCGAGAGCCGCCCCAACGCCCCTGCCATGCACTGCCTTGCTGATGCCTTCAGCCTCTCCTGGCCCTCGGGGTGTGATGTCAGGTGAGACCCCCTGACCAGCCCCCAGGGGCACCCATGGGACCGTACAaggggagggagctggcagggcacCTACTTGGGTTGGGGCGggaggggtgtggggtgtgCGCGTGCTTGCTTGCCCCGCACTGCTGTCAGGCATCACCCCGTGTcctgtgcctgtgctgccctTTCCCCTGCCTGATGACTTGCTGGCTCCGGGCAGGAAGGGGCGGTGGCTCCATCGGAGTTGGCCAGGAGCTGCCGAGTCCCTGTGCCCCTGCTGCCGGTGTGGGCAGGGCCTGAGTGGCTGGAGCCACGCACACCCTGCGCCCCTGAGCCCATTccccctgccagcactggggcagTCTTGGTGCTGCCCCCAAGCCCGGGGATGAAGGGCGGGCGAGGGCTGCACTGGCCTGTGCCCTCCCCATCCTGGGGGGTGTATGTGGTGGGAGGGCATTGGCTCCCTGGGATCTCTTGCCCAccagaggggctggcagggatcAAGATGGGGGGTGGCGGGCACCCCTAACACCGGCATGGGGCCGGGTGGCAGCGAGCTGTCCCTGCAGTGGAACCCACTGTCCCGGCACTGCAGCACCGACCGGAGCAGCTCCATCGGGAGCATGGAGAGCCTGGACCAGCCTGGCCAGGCCTGCTATGAAGGCGACCCCTCACCCATTGACCAGGGCATCTACCACAGCAAGCGGGACTCAGCCTACAGCTCAttctccaccagctccctcaccTCTGACTGCACTCTCTCCCTCCGCCCTGAGGAGACCACCTCTGTCGACTCCAGCCTCCAAGGCTCCTGCAAGCCCCCCAACGGGCGCTACCTGACCACAGGGGCTGAGCCAcccaccagccagcaccccGAGGCCTGGAGGGTGCCtatgcccccccagccccctgtcAGGAGGGACAGTCTgcgggcagccccagccggcaGAGGGGACAGGCGCTGGGTGTCAGTGTCGGTGGACATGCTGCATGCCAAGGGTCGATGGATCTCTGACACCTTCCTCTGCCAGAGGGATagggaggcagaggcagcaggtgGGAGGATGCCAGTGCCATACCCCATGAAGGACCGCCTCTCTGCCAATCAGTATTACACGCTGAGCTCCCACCCCAACCGATGCCCAGCCGAGCCACACCGGGGGGAGGGCACGGAGCCTGGTGACCAGCTGTACCTGGATGGCAGCATGCACCAGGTGCCGGATGCCATGGCAGCAGGTGACAACCTGCTGCTGTCCCCCCTCAAGGGCCATGCGCCACACCGGCACAGTgctcctgagcagctgctggcctCCCAGCTCCGCTCCCTCCAGGTGGGCTCCAGCAGCGGGCGAGCCTCACCGGCCCCCGATGGGCACCACTGGACCCTCTCCCCGCTGCACCCTGAGGGCAGCCGGCCAGGGACTGCGGTGGCTGCCCAGgacccccagctctgcccagagccatgctgctgcctgccgcCCTGCCGCTGCTGCCCTGAGCTGCAGCGAGCCTgtgggcaggatgggcagggggcCAGCCCAGTGCGTGGTAGTGAGGGGCCGGCAGAGGAGgagagccgggcagggggccgGCGGGCTGGGGGCCCACCCCACCGCTCTGCTCAGATGCGCCGCCGCAGCGACCGCTTTGCCACCAGCCTGCGCAACGAGATCCAGCGGCGCAAGGCCCAGCTGCAGAAGAGCCGGGGTCCCGGTGCCCCGCCACCTGGTGAGGAGCCggtggaggaggcagaggagcccCCCGAGGGCAGCGTGCTGGTGGAGGGaccctgtgccccagccaagCGTCTCAGCCCTGCGCCAAGCGAGGATGGCAGGAACCCCAGCTGCTCGGAGGACCGGGGCATCCCCACCCCTGACCCACTGCCGGTTCCCAAAGGACCCTCATCCCCGGAGCGGGTGGTGCGGACGGGCGGGGGCCACTGGCGCTGGTCCTCAGAGCACAAGCTGCAGTTGCAGCGCTCGCCCAGTCCTGGTGAGCTGGAGGGCTACAGCCAGGGGCCTGCGGCCCCCAGCTCCCCGCCACGGGGCACCGATGAGGCTGTCCTCCTGCCCTTTGCCGACCGCCGCCGGTTCTTTGAGGAGAGTAGCCGGCCGGTGCCACCCCGGCACAGCAAGCCCTCGGCGTGTGATCctggtgccttccagccccaCGGCCCCGAGCGCCGGGACATCCGCCACCTCTCCATGGACCAGACCTATGGCCCCCCATCACCCAGCCAGCCGGCCTCCACCGGCCTCTATGCTGAGTGCTGCCGGGAGCAGCCCCCCTGCTACAAGCCGCAGGGGAGGCCGGGCGAGCTGGAGTACCTGCGGGGCTTCTACCCCTGCGGGGTTCCCCTGTGCCCTGAGCCCTGCCGCTACTGTGGCAGGGACCTGTGCACCCCCCCACTGCCGCGCAGCCACACCTGTCGCTgtcacccccagccctgggcacgCTGCCCCGACTGCTACTGTCCAGGCCCCCGCCCTGGGCGGGAGGAGAGTGACGCCTGGCCCCCCCGGAGAGCTTTTGCCACGGTGAGTGAGCCCCCCAGTactgtgctggggagcagcaccgGCACCACCCTGCACTCCCAGAGCATGACTgtgggttggggtgggggtgctgtGACCACAGGGTGCCCTGCAGACCCCATGCATGCCTACTGTGCCTGGGGGTCAGGGGTTGCTGGAGAGGGGAATGCTGACCCCGCTTTCACACTCCCTCTCCTTCCAACCATGCAGGAGTTTCCTCCAGATGAGTGGGAACCACCGGCAATAACCAGGAAAGCCAGCCAATCCGTCAGGTGAGCCCATGCCAGCTGCCAGGACGTGCATGCCACTCGGTGGGGACCTCTGCTAGTGAGGCACAGGGACCACTGTGATTTGGGTGATGATGTACAAAGTGCCTCCCTTAATGCCCTGGCCGCAGCTGTGCTGTACCCTGAAAAGTGGGGGCGCGTGCCACCACGGGCAAGCAGGGCCTGGGGGTGTGAGGAGGTGCCCGTGGCGGGGGAGTCCCTCCATACCTGTCGCCAGGGGGCTAGGAGTGTCtctggggggctgtatccagcaCAGGGGCACTGGGAGAACCCAGGCTTTCCCCACTAGTGGGACTGGGTGACTCCAGCTGGTGAAACTGCGGCAGGGGTGGGCAtgagctgctgggggtggggggcgacTATCCAGGGGGGATGGGTGCCCCTTTCTCTCCCCAGTGAGCTCTCCCACCACCAACTGGGCTTCCCAAGGCTTGGCCCCTTCCACCCGTGCTTTGAGAGCACCGAGCCGGAGTGGACACCCTGCTACCGGGCCACATCCACGCACGACCTCTCATGGGATGGTGACCGCCTGGCCTGCTCCCCCGAGAGTCCCCCGGATCCCCTGCACCGCCCACTGCGGGGCAGAGCCTTCTCTGAAAGCCACCTCAACTTGGAGCCTGCTAGCCCCCGGGGCCGCGACCAAAGGAACCTTCTCCGTGACAAGCTGGACCCCTCTGGCATCCCCAAAAAGAAGGGCCCCCCAcctccccgcccgcctcccCCCAACTGGGAGAAGTACAGGCAACGCCGGATGTCCCAGCGCCTGCTGGA contains these protein-coding regions:
- the SHROOM4 gene encoding LOW QUALITY PROTEIN: protein Shroom4 (The sequence of the model RefSeq protein was modified relative to this genomic sequence to represent the inferred CDS: deleted 1 base in 1 codon); amino-acid sequence: MERAEGRPGAPQYVHVQLQGGAPWGFTLRGGLEHGEPLIVSKVEDGGKAALSHRLQPGDELVNISGTPLYGSRQEALILIKGSYRTLKMIVRRRSVPVLRPHSWHVAKLTESRPNAPAMHCLADAFSLSWPSGCDVSELSLQWNPLSRHCSTDRSSSIGSMESLDQPGQACYEGDPSPIDQGIYHSKRDSAYSSFSTSSLTSDCTLSLRPEETTSVDSSLQGSCKPPNGRYLTTGAEPPTSQHPEAWRVPMPPQPPVRRDSLRAAPAGRGDRRWVSVSVDMLHAKGRWISDTFLCQRDREAEAAGGRMPVPYPMKDRLSANQYYTLSSHPNRCPAEPHRGEGTEPGDQLYLDGSMHQVPDAMAAGDNLLLSPLKGHAPHRHSAPEQLLASQLRSLQVGSSSGRASPAPDGHHWTLSPLHPEGSRPGTAVAAQDPQLCPEPCCCLPPCRCCPELQRACGQDGQGASPVRGSEGPAEEESRAGGRRAGGPPHRSAQMRRRSDRFATSLRNEIQRRKAQLQKSRGPGAPPPGEEPVEEAEEPPEGSVLVEGPCAPAKRLSPAPSEDGRNPSCSEDRGIPTPDPLPVPKGPSSPERVVRTGGGHWRWSSEHKLQLQRSPSPGELEGYSQGPAAPSSPPRGTDEAVLLPFADRRRFFEESSRPVPPRHSKPSACDPGAFQPHGPERRDIRHLSMDQTYGPPSPSQPASTGLYAECCREQPPCYKPQGRPGELEYLRGFYPCGVPLCPEPCRYCGRDLCTPPLPRSHTCRCHPQPWARCPDCYCPGPRPGREESDAWPPRRAFATEFPPDEWEPPAITRKASQSVSELSHHQLGFPRLGPFHPCFESTEPEWTPCYRATSTHDLSWDGDRLACSPESPPDPLHRPLRGRAFSESHLNLEPASPRGRDQRNLLRDKLDPSGIPKKKGPPPPRPPPPNWEKYRQRRMSQRLLDGSGHGSAFTAAPVPTYSIAEAVCERTQSLSGEQGGWSWGHAARSPAPPGAWPRPEPPRSLHRMPEPDAGSAEICRVAGAGEERPKVKRPWETEEQPQSLSRNQERGWAGPHGVGECSLPLHGGPSPATPEAPKPVPGKAEGVSCQGGRPQPHHVDSKELLWDVAGRDRSLAGILAPSAPLSTATEVMGELLVAGEWQPRREHFRRDWRLEALAQDRQGFEPISPPPGSTASSASYPAYYGMASGKAEPLSKVKELPEVERSSEDEEEEVDHELVEKKLQLIESLSRKLAVLQEAQRGLQEDISANGALGEDVAARLQALCTPGEFDKYRLFVGDLDKVVNLLLSLSGRLARVEAALGSLGPHAPTEDKVALREKQRLLVAQLEDAKELKEHVGRREEAVGAMVARYLPAEHLQDYQHFVKMKSALITEQRELEEKIKLGQEQLRCLRESLGQAPKGC